Part of the Halopenitus persicus genome is shown below.
TCCCGGTCGGCCAGGAGATCATGCGGACCGCGGCGGACACGGTGACGCCGGTGACCCTCGAGCTCGGCGGGAAGAACCCCTTCATCGTCTTCCCCGACGCCGACGTCGAAGAGGCGGCGGCGACGGTCGCGACCGGCGGGATGTACAACGCCGGCCAGTCGTGTGACTCCGCGACCCGGATCCTGGTCCACGAGGACGTCGAGGAGGCGTTCCGCGAGGCCTACCTCGACGAACTCGACGGCTGGGAGCCCGGCGATCCCCTCGCGGAGGGCACGACGATGGGGCCGCTCGCGTACGCGGGCCACGCCGAGAGCGTCGACGACTACGTCGACCTCGGCCGCGAGGAGGGGGCGACGCTGCTCCGCGGCGGCCCCCTCGAGGACGGGGAGTACGCCGAGGGCGCCTATTACCGGCCGACGGTGTTCGACGACGTCGATCCGGAAATGCGGATCGCCCAGGAGGAGGTGTTCGGACCGGTTCAGTTCCTCTTCACCTTCTCCGAGTACGAGGAGGCGATCGAGATCGCGAACGACGTCGAGTACGGACTCACCGCCGGCGTCGCGACCGGAAATCCCTCGGTTGCCCACCGTGCGGCCGCCGACGTGGAGGCCGGCAGCGTCTGGGTGAACCGCTACTTCGGGACCATCCCCGGCACGCCCTTCGGCGGGTTCAAACAGTCCGGCTTCGGCCGCGAGTGTGCCGCACAGGCCATCGAGGAACACCAGCGCGCGAAGTCGGTCAATATGGCGATCGACGACCCCCCGTACTAGCGAATATTCTTCGCTAACTGGGCCAAAAAACGAAATATATTCGTCCCCCGTCGGTGTGGGACGATTCGGCGAGCGCTCGGCACCCCGCGACCGGACTGTCTATTCGACGTCGATCCGGTGGCCGTCAGCGTCGGCGTCGGTCTTCGGAAGCTCGACGGTCAACACGCCGTTGGTGTACGTCGCCTCGGCGGCCGTCTCGTCGACGTCGATCGGGAGCCGGATCCGTCGGGAGACGGACCGGCGTCGCCGCTCACGCCGGTGATACTCGATGGCGTCCTCCTCGGCGTCGCTCTCGGCCGACTCCTCCCGTTCAGCCGTGATCGTGAGCGTTCGGTCCGAGGCCGTGACCTCGATGTCGTCGCGGTCGTATCCGGGGAGATCCGCGGTGACGGTGACCGCCGACTCGTCCTCGGCGACGTCGACGGTGATCCCCCGTCCGAGGCCCGACTCGAGGTCGCCGAACCCGGCCTCGAGGTCGCCGCCGATCCGTTCGAACTCGCGGCTCATCCGTTCGAACAGCCGTTCCATCTCCTCGAAGGGGTCTCGTCGCGTCATACCTGTATATAGGCTGCCGATCGCCTTGAACGTTGCCGGCCGTCGGCGGTGGTCCGTCCGCCGCGGAGCCGGTTTGCCGGTGCCGGTCACGCCACGTGCGTCGTGTCCGGTCACACCACGTGCGTCGTGTCGTAGGACCCGAGCACGCGCACCCAGCCGTCGGCCGCGATCCCCTCGAGCGTCTCGAGGGCGTCCTTCGTGCGCGGCTCGTAGAGGCCGGCCTCGACGTCGAAATGGAAGAGGTAATCGCCGAGTCGGTTTCCGCTCGGGCGCGACTCCACCCGCGAGAGGTTCACGTCCCGGTCGGCGAACGCCTCCAGCATCTCCAGCAGCAGCCCGGGATAGTTCGCGTCGGGATAGACGATGAGGGTCGTCTTGCCGCCGGCCTCGCTGCGGGCCGACTCGGGGGCGACGACGAGGAACCGGGTCGCGTTCGAGGAGCGGTCCTGGATGTCCTCGGCGAGGATCCGGAGGCTCGTCCCCTCGCCGTCGAGCGGCTCGGCGTTGTCCGGGTGGCCGATACCGGCGACGCGGGCGTCATCGCGGGCGCGCTCGACCCCCCGGGCCGTCGAGGCGACCGCCTCCCGGTCGACGTCGGGGTATTCCCGCTCGAGGTAGGAGCGACACTGTGCCAGCGCCTGCGAGTGGCTCGCGACCACGTCGAAGTCCTCCGCCTGCGCCAACAGCGCGTGCCGGATCGGCGTCACGATCTCCTGGACGACCGCGACCTCCTCGTCAGCCAGCGCGTCGAGGCTCTCCGTGACGGACCCCTCGATGCTGTTCTCGATGGGGACGACGCCACGGTCGAAGGACCCATCCGAGACGGACTCGACGATCGCCGTGACCGACTCGCGGAACGACACGTCGTCTGCGACTGCCCGTGCGGCGCGATGCGAGTAGGTGCCGGCGGGGCCCAGCGTGACAACGTTCATCGTTCGCAGTAGCCGGGCGGGGTGGAAAAACGTGCCGAAGGCGGGTGATCGCGATCCCCGCGACTCCGGGCGCGCGGTGTTCTCAGCGCCGTTCGACCCGCCGTTCTCACTCCTCGATGTCGATCGCCGGTCGCCCGGGTTCCGCGTTTCGCGCGACGTCGTCGGTCGCTTCCTCGGCGCGGACCACCCGGACCGGCGCGTCGAACTCCCGCTCGATCAGCCAGGCCGCGGCCCGCAGCGCCTCGTACTCAGCGTCGCCGCGAAGCGTCATCGAGAGCGCCTCGCGCTCGGCCTGCAGGTCCTGACCGTAGGCGGCCGCCGCGTCGCCCTGCTCGCGAATGTGGTCCTCGCCCATCAGCTCGCCGATCAGGTTGTCGGCGTCGCTGTCGATCGCGATCTCGAGGGCGTCGTACTTCCAGTCGGGGGCCACCACGACGTCGATCGACTCCGGATCCTCGATGCCCGCGACGTCGACGATCTGTCGGACGTCCTCGCGGGTGTTCTCCACGAGCCGTCGGCGCTTCCGGACGGTCTCGCGGTCGACCGACGCCTCGGGCCACGCGGCGGCGAGTACGATCCCCTCCGTGACGACCGTCTCCGCGTCGGCGTCGCCGCTCGGATCTATGCCCTGCAGCCGCGCGTACAGCTCCTCGGCGAGGTGCGGCGTCACGGGCGCCAGCAGCCGGACCGCCGCGGAGAGGCCACGTCCGAGGACTGCCGGATCCGGATCCTCGACGTAGTCGGCGTAGCTCCGGAGCGTGCGGGCGAGTTCCTGCGCCTCCCGCAGCGCGACGTTGAACGTGAGGTCGTCGTACTCCGCGGTCGCGATCGCGACCGCAGCGTCGATCTCGTCGGTCACGTACGCGGCGATCGGGTCATCCTCGGGATCCGGCGCGATGGCGGCGTCCGCGTCCGCTTCCGCCAGTTCTGCCGCTTCCGCTTCCGTCGCGTCCGCTTCCGCCGCTTCCGCCGCCACGATCGCGTCGGCGTGGTCCTCGACCAGCGACTGCAGCCGGCCCAAAAAGCGGTTCGTCGAGCGGACGCCCTCCTCGGACCAGTCGAAGTCCCGCTCGGGCTGGGCCGCCTGCATCATGAACAGCCGGGCCGTGTCGGCGCCGTACTCCTCGACGATCCGTTGGGGGGAGACGACGTTGCCCTTCGATTTCGACATCTTCTCGCCCTCGAGCTGGACCATCCCTTGCGCGAGCAGGTTCTCGAACGGCTCGCGGTGTTCGAGCCCCTCGTGGTCGGCCAGCACCTTGGTGAAGAACCGGGAGTACAGCAGGTGCATCACCGCGTGTTCGATCCCGCCGACGTACTGGTCGACCGGCATCCAGTCGTTCGCCCGCTCGAGGTCGAAGGGCGCGTCATCGAGGTCGGGGGAGACGTACCGCAGCGGGTACCACGAGGAGTCGACGAAGGTGTCCATCGTGTCGGTCTCCCGCTCGGCGGGGCCGCCACACTCCGGACAGGTCGTCTCCTTCCACTCCTCGGCGGCGTCGAGCGGGTTGCCGGTGGTGTTGATGAACTCGGGGAGCTCGACGGGGAGGTCCGCCTCGGGGACCATCACCGGACCGCAGTCGTCACAGTGGACGACCGGGATCGGGGTCCCCCAGTAGCGCTGGCGGGAGATCCCCCAGTCGCGCAGCTGGTACTGGGTCGCCTCCGATGCCCCCTCGATGTCCTTCGTCAGGCGCTCACGGGCCGTTTCACTGTCGAGCCCGTCGTACTCGCCGGAGTTCACGAGCACGCCGTCCTCGGTGAACGCCGCGTCCTCGACGTCGGGGATCGTCGGATCCGTCCCCTCCGCGTCCGCCGCGTCCGCCGAGTCCGAATCGGGGGCGATCACCGGCCGGATCTCGATGCCCTTCTTCTCCGCGAAGGCGTGGTCGCGCTCGTCGTGGGCCGGGACGGCCATCAGCGCACCGGTGCCGACGTCCGAGAGGACGAAGTCGGCGACGTAGACCGGGATCGACTCGCCCGTCACGGGATTTTCGGCGGTCAGCCCCGTCTCCACGCCGTTCGGCTCGTCGCCGTCCGGATCGGCCTCCTCCTCGATGAACCGCCGGACGTCCGCGTCCGTCTCGGCGAGCTCCTCGCTGATCGGGTGGTCCGGCGCGAGCGCGAAGAAGGTCGCGCCGTGGATCGTGTCGACACGGGTGGTGAACGCCTCGACGTCGCCGTGCCCCTCGATCTCGAAGGACAGCTCCGTCCCGTCCTGACGGCCGATCCAGTTGCGCTGCATCTGTCGGACCGAGTTGGGCCATCCCTCCAGATCGTCGATGTACTCGAGGAGCTCGTCGGCGTACTCGGTGATCCGGAGGAACCATTGCTCGAGCTCGCGCGTTTCGACCGGCGTGTCACACCGCCAGCACAACTCCGCCTCGCCCTCGACCTGCTCGTCGGCGAGGACGGTCTCACAGGAGGGACACCAGTTCACCTCGGCGTCCCGCCGTTCGACCAACCCCTCCTCGTGGAAGCGGGTGAACAGCCACTGGTTCCATCGATAGTAGTCGGGCGTACAGGTCGTGATCTCCCGGTCCCAGTCGTAGCCGAACCCCATCGACTTCATCTGGCCCTTCATCGTCTCGATGCAGTCGAACGTCCAGTCGCGCGGGTTCGTGTCCCGCTCCTTGGCGGCGTTCTCGGCGGGCAGCCCGAACGCGTCCCACCCCATCGGGTGGAGGACGTCGTCGCCGCGCAGCCGGCGGTAGCGCGCGTACGCGTCCGTGATGGTGTAGTTCCGGACGTGCCCCATATGTAGCTTCCCCGAGGGGTACGGGTACATCCCGAGCACGTACGTCGGGTCCGCGACGTCGTCGGGCGTCCGATACGCGTTCGCCGCCTCCCACGCGTCCTGCCACCGGCGCTCGATCGCCGCGTGGTCGTATCCCTCGTCGGTCATCTGTTTATAGACGCGTGGTGGCGTCTCCGTCGTATACCTTTCCATCCGCGGGGATGAGGCCTTGCCACCGTACCCGATCGTCCGTAGCCTTTGTCACCGTACCCGATCGTCCGTAGCCTTTGCCACCGTACCCGATCGTCCGTAGCCTTTTGCCGGTCGCCGCCGTCGATCCCGACGTGGATCGCGACGTCCTTGGACGTGAACTGCGCGCCGGGCTCGCCGAGACGCGTCGCTATCTCCTGTCACACCACGAGCCCGCCGAGTACGACCGCTGTCACCGACTTCGTGTCGGGTCCCGGACGATCCATCTGTGCGCACGCTGTTCCGGCGTCTATCCCGGAATCGTGGTCGGGAGCGTCCTGGGCATCGGCGGGTGGCTCCCGGGGTCCCTCGGACTCGCCGCGATCGCCGTCCTCCCGCTCGCCGCACTCGTCGATTGGTCGCTCACCGCGGGCCGGCCCGACGCGGGATCGAATCGGGTCCGAACCGCGACGGGGCTCCTGCTGGGCATCGCCTACGGGCTCGGACTCCATCGGCTCCTCCTCGGCGACGACCGTCGCGTCCTCCTGATCGGGGTCGGATACGCCGCGGTCGTCGCCGTCGCGCTGTGGTTCCATCGCGGCTCGCCCGTCGGATCCTGACGTCGCTCGACCGCGGCCACCGCCGGCTCCGCCACCGGCTGCCGCTACGGACGCGGCTCGAATCGCCGCTCGGCCACATAATTATAAATACTCCCGGAAACACCTCGGAACTATGGCAGGTCCCACCGACGACGACACCGACCGTGACCGACGGTCACGTTCCGAGGAATCGGCCGACGACGATCGCCCCTCCACGAGCACCGGCGGCTCCGCCGATGACGACGGTTGGGAGGAGTCCGACGACCGTGTCGGCGAACCGACCGACGCTGGCGGGACGGGTGCCGGCGAATCGGCTGGTGCCCCAGCTGGTGCCGGTGGAGCTGCCGGCGAGGCGGGAGCCGGCGGAGCGGCGCCGGATCGGAACGGTGGACAGGGTCCGGGCCCCAACGAGCAGTTCTGTTCGAGCTGCGGAGCGATCATCAAGAAACAGGCCGAGATCTGTCCGGAATGTGGCGTCCGACAGGGCGGCGGGGTCGCCGCGGGCGGTGCTGCCGGCGGCGCCGCCGCAGGCGGCGCGGGAGCCGGGGCAGCCGCCAGCAGCAAGGACCGTTCGACGGCGGGCATCCTCGCGATCCTCCTGGGAGGGATCGGGGCACACAAGTTCTATCTCGGGGAGACCGGGATGGGGCTGTTGTACCTCTGTTTCTCCTGGACGTTCATCCCGGCCATCATCGGCCTGATCGAGGGGATCCTCTATCTCACCAAGTCGGACGAGGAATTCCAGCGCCAGTACGTCAACAACTAGCGATCCGACGTGCTGTGCCGTCAGGCACCCTGATACGTCCGACGCGCTGCGCCGCCGAGACGCCCCATCACGCCCGTTCCGGCGTCGACGCCGAATGCACAATCCTTATGTCGGATACCGTCCTCCGTACGGGTGCAATGTCTACCGGAACGGTCGACTTCTTCAACGACACTGGCGGTTACGGCTTCATCTCGACTGAGGACGCGGACGACGACGTCTTCTTCCACATGGAGGACATCGGCGGCCCCGATCTCGAGGAGGGACAGGAGGTCGAATTCGAGATCGAGGACGCCCCCAAGGGCCCGCGCGCGACGAACCTTACCCGACTGTAAGGTCGCTCGGCGATCTCACCGACGCATCGGCACACTGCTGCGTTTTCCGTTATCTCGCCTTCATAGCCGCGGCGCCGGTCAGCTGTCCGGATCCTCCTCGAACGGTCACGTCCCGTCGGACCGCGCTCGCCGTCGCACAAGCTCGGCGAGCCGGTCGTAGAACGTCGGCTCGTACTTCTCGGCGGCGTCGATCGTCGGCCGCGCGTTGGTCTCGGTCACCACGAGCCGGTCGGCCGTCTCGAGCAGGTCGACGCCGAGGTAGTCGATCCCCAGCGTCGCGGCGGTGCGTTCGGCCAGCTCGCGGTGCCGATCGGGCGGATCGACCGGCACCGCCCTCGCGCCGCGATGGACGTTGTGTTTCCAGCGGCCGCCGGCGTGCTCGCAGTCACCTTCCTCGTTGCCGGCGTGTCCGCCGCCGTCCGCGTCGTCGCCGCCGTCCGCGTCGTCGCCGCCGTCCTCGGCTCCCGGCAACCGGCGTTCGACCGCGCCGAGGCAGTCGCCGTCGACCACCATCAGGCGGTGATCGCGTGCGTTCGGCAGGAACTCCTGGATCAGGTAGGACTTGTCGCCGGTCGCGCGGAAGTCGTGAACCAGATCGAGATAGTCGATCGTCCCCGAGAGGTCGTCAGGGTCGACCGCCTTGGCGACGCCGACCCCGCGGGTCGCGGCGTTCGGCTTGACCACGAGCGGATACGACAGCCCCGCGTCGGCGATCGTCTCGTGGACGGTCGCCTCGTCGACCGGGTTCGAGACCATCACGCTCCGCGGAACCGGGATCCCGGCCGCGTCGAGCGCGCTCGTGACGCCGCCCTTGTTGCGCGAGGTGAGGACGGCCTCGCGGTCGTTCACCCACGGCATCCCGAGGCGGGCGTCGAGCGCCGCCCCCTCCATCAGCCGCGTCGGGTAGACGAACCCGACGTCGACCGTCTCCGGGGCGGGATCGACCGGATCCGCGGGCGCGTCGGGGCCGCCGGTGAGTCGGATCGTGCGCTCCTTCGCGCGGAGGTGAACCACCTCGATCCCGCGTTCGGCGAGGGGGTCCCGCACGCGCTCGAAGGTCTCCGACCGGGTACTCATCGCGAGCCGAAGCATCGATCCGGACGAGCGGCCCGACGGGGATAAGCCTCGCGACGGTGGCAGTGGCTGCAGGACTCACGGACGTCGTCCTCGGAGAAACGGGTCTCGGGTCGACGTCGAAACGTCGACTCGACGCCGGAACGTGTCGGAAGGGGCGGGACGGATCTAGGAGACGAGCAGCTTCTCGCCGCGCTCGACCGTGATCCGGCAGGAGGGCGACATCTTGTTGTACGCGCGACGGAACGCCTCCTTGACCGCGGGGGCGTCCTCGGGGTCGCAGTAGGCGGTGAAGACGGCCTCGCCGTCCTTGATGCGTGCCGCGGTCCCGACCGGCTTACCGAACGCCTGCCGCATCCCGTCGGAGACGCGGTCCGCGCCGGCGCCGGTCGCCTGCTTGTTCTCCCGGATGACCTGGTGGGGGAACTTCCGGAGGACCATCTTGTACTCGCCCTCGCCGAGCTCCTTGAGGAGGTGGCGGTTGGCGGAGAGGCGAGCGCTCTCGAGGGATCCGTGGCGGATCTGGAGCTTCTCCTCGACGCGGAGGCTGATCTCGACCTCGTAGTCGTCGGGGTCGGCCTGGAGGTCCCCCATGTTGTGCTGTGCGATCTTCGAACCCGGAATGCCCGTGATGTACTCGCGCCGCGTGTACGAGGGCTTGCTGATCGTCCGGTACATGGAGGCCGGTTTGTCTGACATGGTTACTTGTCGAGTATACCCGCCGCTGCGCGAATAAACCCTTCGAAAGAACCGGCGGATATCGGCCCGTCAGGCGGCCCACGGCCGGTTCGGCGACTGCCGGGACGACGACCGTGGCTGGCGGGACCCATCACTGCTGCGAGCCGCGTTCCGCCGAGCCGGCGGGCCCCTGATCGTCGGCGTGCCGGGCCTCGTCGGGTCCTGCATCGTCGACCACGGTTGCGTCCGTGTCGTCGATCTCGGACGGGTTCGCGTCGGCCATAGACGCATCCACCGTTTCCGCCGCATCCACCGCGTCTGCTGCATCCACCGCGTCTGCCGCATCCACCGCGTCCGGTCCCGTCTCTGTCGTTTCCGCCGCATTCGGTTCCGGAGGATCGAGCGCGACGTGTTCGAACCCGCGGTCCGCGAGCAGCTCTGCCGCGCGGTCGGTGATCGACGGCGAGACGAGGATTCCACGCACTGCCGCGTCGGGATCGCGGTCGGGTTCCTCGGCGACCGCGTCCACGTATCTGGCGAGCTGGCTCACGGCGCTGGGCCCGACTCGCCGGCGTTTCAACTCGAGCACGACGGCCGTTCCCGACGCGTCGAGGCCGAACACGTCCATCGGACCGGCGGCGCTGTCACGCTCGACCGCGATCGGCTCGAATCCGGGTTCGACGAGGTCGGGATCCTCGAGGATCCGCCGCCGGAGGTCGGCCTCGCTGCCGGTCACCTCGAGGTCGCGGCCGCCGGTCACGCTCATCGCCGAGAGCTGGTGAACCGCCGTGAACCGGACCGTGAGCGTCTCCTCGGGCGAGGTTCGCTCCGACCGGACCCGCAACCGACCCTCGCGAACGGCGGCGTGGTGCGTCGATCCGGGCGGCTGCCAGTTGACCGGCGTGCGCTTCTCGTCGGTGTGGACGAGCGCCGATCCGTCCGGCTTGAGCACGAGCAGGCGGTTCCCGAGACCCAGCGTCGAGGCCGCGCGACCCTCGTACTCGACGCTGCACTCGCCGAAGACCGTGATGAGGTCGCCGCGGTCGAAGGCGGACTCGAGCTCCCACAGCGCCTCCCGGTGGCTGGGGGTGTGGAGGGTCGTAACGGTCACTGTCGCGGGTTAGGTGCCGGTTCGTGAAAAGGCCGCCGGGCGCGGGATGGGAAGTGACGAACGACGTCGCTGACCGGTGACTAGGCGACGTCGATCGACGCCGAGTCGTCGGCGCGGTCGAAGGTCACTTCGAGGATGCCGTTGTTGAACGTCGCGGACGCCGATCGCTCGTCGACCCGAACCGGGAGGTCGATCCGTTCGTCGTACTCCCGGCGGTCGGAGGCGGCAGAGATCGTCAGCGTCTCGCCGTCACACTGGAGCGAGAGGTCGTCCTTCGAGACGCCGGGCAGATCCGCGACCAGTCGGACGGCGTCGTCCTCGACGTACGTGTCGACGTGCGTCTCCGTGCCGAAGCCCGCGTCGTCGGCGTGCTCGCCGTTCGCGTTGGCCATCTGGTTCATCATCCGCTCGATCTCCTCGAAGAGGTCGCCGAACGGATCGTCACGGTCGTCTCTGTCCATGCTCGAGGGCAGGGCTGTGACCCGGATAAGCCTTCTGTCAGACGCGGTTTCCGCCGCCGAACCGGCGACGCTATCGGCGACGACCGTGTGAACGATTCCCGATTCCGGCGCGTTTCCCCACGGCTAAGTGAGCCCTCTTCGTTCGGGCACGTATGGCACCGTTCAAGACGCTCGACGACCTGCCGGCCGACGCCCGCGTGCTGGCGCGTCTGGACCTCAACTCGCCGATCGAGGACGGACGACCGCGGGACAACCGGCGGTTCAAACGCCACGCCGCCACGGTCCGGGAGCTGGCCGATCGGGGACACCCGGTCGTCTGTCTGGCCCACCAGGGACGTCCCGGAAACGACGACTTCGTCTCCCTGAAGGGCCACGCCGAACTGCTGGCGTCCCACGTCGGTCGCGAGGTCGCCTTCGTCGCGGACACCCACGGGACGGCCGCCCACGAGGCGATCGAGGCACTCGACCCGGGCGAGATCCTCCTGCTCGAGAACGTCCGCATGTCGGACGACGAACTTCCCGAGGCTGCCCCCGAAACCAAGGCCGAAACCGAGTTCGTTCGGTCGCTCGCACCCCTCTTCGACGCATACGTCAACGACGCCTACTCCGCTGCCCACCGGGCACACGCCTCGCTCGTCGGGTTCCCTCGCGTGCTCCCCGCCTACGCCGGTCGGGTGATGGAGGCGGAGTACGAGGCCAACACGGCGATCGCGACCCGGGAGTTCGACGGGCAGGTGACGATGATAATCGGCGGCACGAAGGCGATCGACGTCATCGACGTGATGGATGCCCTCGAGGGGAAGGTCGACCGGTTCCTGCTCGGCGGGGTCGCCGGCGAGCTCTTCCTGCGCGCCGCCGGCTACCCGGTCGGCCACGACCTGAAGTGGATGGACCTGTTCGACGAGCAGTGGGAACGGACCCACGGGACCGTCGAGAGCCTGCTGGAGGAGCGCGGCGACGAGATCGAGCTCGCGGTCGATCTCGCCTATGAGGACGAGAACGGCGAGCGGACCGAGATCGCCGTCGACGACGTCGAGAAGAAGACGACCGCCTACCTCGACGTCGGAGCGGCGACCGTCGACGCCTACGAGCCCGTCATCCGGGACTCGGCGGCGGTCTTTCTGAAGGGCGCGCTCGGCGTCTTCGAGGACGAACAGTTTGCGGACGGCAC
Proteins encoded:
- a CDS encoding phosphoglycerate kinase, with amino-acid sequence MAPFKTLDDLPADARVLARLDLNSPIEDGRPRDNRRFKRHAATVRELADRGHPVVCLAHQGRPGNDDFVSLKGHAELLASHVGREVAFVADTHGTAAHEAIEALDPGEILLLENVRMSDDELPEAAPETKAETEFVRSLAPLFDAYVNDAYSAAHRAHASLVGFPRVLPAYAGRVMEAEYEANTAIATREFDGQVTMIIGGTKAIDVIDVMDALEGKVDRFLLGGVAGELFLRAAGYPVGHDLKWMDLFDEQWERTHGTVESLLEERGDEIELAVDLAYEDENGERTEIAVDDVEKKTTAYLDVGAATVDAYEPVIRDSAAVFLKGALGVFEDEQFADGTVGVLETIADTDCFSVIGGGDTSRAIELYGLDEDDFSHVSIAGGAYIRALTGEPLPAVEELQRET
- a CDS encoding NINE protein, translated to MAGPTDDDTDRDRRSRSEESADDDRPSTSTGGSADDDGWEESDDRVGEPTDAGGTGAGESAGAPAGAGGAAGEAGAGGAAPDRNGGQGPGPNEQFCSSCGAIIKKQAEICPECGVRQGGGVAAGGAAGGAAAGGAGAGAAASSKDRSTAGILAILLGGIGAHKFYLGETGMGLLYLCFSWTFIPAIIGLIEGILYLTKSDEEFQRQYVNN
- a CDS encoding 50S ribosomal protein L16; protein product: MSDKPASMYRTISKPSYTRREYITGIPGSKIAQHNMGDLQADPDDYEVEISLRVEEKLQIRHGSLESARLSANRHLLKELGEGEYKMVLRKFPHQVIRENKQATGAGADRVSDGMRQAFGKPVGTAARIKDGEAVFTAYCDPEDAPAVKEAFRRAYNKMSPSCRITVERGEKLLVS
- the hsp14 gene encoding archaeal heat shock protein Hsp14 — its product is MTRRDPFEEMERLFERMSREFERIGGDLEAGFGDLESGLGRGITVDVAEDESAVTVTADLPGYDRDDIEVTASDRTLTITAEREESAESDAEEDAIEYHRRERRRRSVSRRIRLPIDVDETAAEATYTNGVLTVELPKTDADADGHRIDVE
- a CDS encoding Hsp20/alpha crystallin family protein; its protein translation is MDRDDRDDPFGDLFEEIERMMNQMANANGEHADDAGFGTETHVDTYVEDDAVRLVADLPGVSKDDLSLQCDGETLTISAASDRREYDERIDLPVRVDERSASATFNNGILEVTFDRADDSASIDVA
- the leuS gene encoding leucine--tRNA ligase, with product MTDEGYDHAAIERRWQDAWEAANAYRTPDDVADPTYVLGMYPYPSGKLHMGHVRNYTITDAYARYRRLRGDDVLHPMGWDAFGLPAENAAKERDTNPRDWTFDCIETMKGQMKSMGFGYDWDREITTCTPDYYRWNQWLFTRFHEEGLVERRDAEVNWCPSCETVLADEQVEGEAELCWRCDTPVETRELEQWFLRITEYADELLEYIDDLEGWPNSVRQMQRNWIGRQDGTELSFEIEGHGDVEAFTTRVDTIHGATFFALAPDHPISEELAETDADVRRFIEEEADPDGDEPNGVETGLTAENPVTGESIPVYVADFVLSDVGTGALMAVPAHDERDHAFAEKKGIEIRPVIAPDSDSADAADAEGTDPTIPDVEDAAFTEDGVLVNSGEYDGLDSETARERLTKDIEGASEATQYQLRDWGISRQRYWGTPIPVVHCDDCGPVMVPEADLPVELPEFINTTGNPLDAAEEWKETTCPECGGPAERETDTMDTFVDSSWYPLRYVSPDLDDAPFDLERANDWMPVDQYVGGIEHAVMHLLYSRFFTKVLADHEGLEHREPFENLLAQGMVQLEGEKMSKSKGNVVSPQRIVEEYGADTARLFMMQAAQPERDFDWSEEGVRSTNRFLGRLQSLVEDHADAIVAAEAAEADATEAEAAELAEADADAAIAPDPEDDPIAAYVTDEIDAAVAIATAEYDDLTFNVALREAQELARTLRSYADYVEDPDPAVLGRGLSAAVRLLAPVTPHLAEELYARLQGIDPSGDADAETVVTEGIVLAAAWPEASVDRETVRKRRRLVENTREDVRQIVDVAGIEDPESIDVVVAPDWKYDALEIAIDSDADNLIGELMGEDHIREQGDAAAAYGQDLQAEREALSMTLRGDAEYEALRAAAWLIEREFDAPVRVVRAEEATDDVARNAEPGRPAIDIEE
- a CDS encoding aldehyde dehydrogenase family protein translates to MHYTGTLRETHAQAREDIDREFGAVIDGETRSAASGETFEPTDPAVNEPITTVASCDEADVNAAVEAADAAAADWGAMDATDRGDLLREWVAAMRDHLDEFALLGALEVGKPLEFARADVENGLDFFEYYASVAVAETGEHVRTGDDSHAYVRHEPYGVTGQILPWNYPILLMGWKVGAALAAGNTAVVKPPSPAPLSVILAGQLAAETLPDGVVNVVPGSGSAVGDPLIDHPRVGKISFTGSVPVGQEIMRTAADTVTPVTLELGGKNPFIVFPDADVEEAAATVATGGMYNAGQSCDSATRILVHEDVEEAFREAYLDELDGWEPGDPLAEGTTMGPLAYAGHAESVDDYVDLGREEGATLLRGGPLEDGEYAEGAYYRPTVFDDVDPEMRIAQEEVFGPVQFLFTFSEYEEAIEIANDVEYGLTAGVATGNPSVAHRAAADVEAGSVWVNRYFGTIPGTPFGGFKQSGFGRECAAQAIEEHQRAKSVNMAIDDPPY
- a CDS encoding DUF2085 domain-containing protein translates to MDRDVLGRELRAGLAETRRYLLSHHEPAEYDRCHRLRVGSRTIHLCARCSGVYPGIVVGSVLGIGGWLPGSLGLAAIAVLPLAALVDWSLTAGRPDAGSNRVRTATGLLLGIAYGLGLHRLLLGDDRRVLLIGVGYAAVVAVALWFHRGSPVGS
- a CDS encoding cold-shock protein; translated protein: MSTGTVDFFNDTGGYGFISTEDADDDVFFHMEDIGGPDLEEGQEVEFEIEDAPKGPRATNLTRL
- the pheA gene encoding prephenate dehydratase is translated as MNVVTLGPAGTYSHRAARAVADDVSFRESVTAIVESVSDGSFDRGVVPIENSIEGSVTESLDALADEEVAVVQEIVTPIRHALLAQAEDFDVVASHSQALAQCRSYLEREYPDVDREAVASTARGVERARDDARVAGIGHPDNAEPLDGEGTSLRILAEDIQDRSSNATRFLVVAPESARSEAGGKTTLIVYPDANYPGLLLEMLEAFADRDVNLSRVESRPSGNRLGDYLFHFDVEAGLYEPRTKDALETLEGIAADGWVRVLGSYDTTHVV
- a CDS encoding ATP-grasp domain-containing protein — its product is MLRLAMSTRSETFERVRDPLAERGIEVVHLRAKERTIRLTGGPDAPADPVDPAPETVDVGFVYPTRLMEGAALDARLGMPWVNDREAVLTSRNKGGVTSALDAAGIPVPRSVMVSNPVDEATVHETIADAGLSYPLVVKPNAATRGVGVAKAVDPDDLSGTIDYLDLVHDFRATGDKSYLIQEFLPNARDHRLMVVDGDCLGAVERRLPGAEDGGDDADGGDDADGGGHAGNEEGDCEHAGGRWKHNVHRGARAVPVDPPDRHRELAERTAATLGIDYLGVDLLETADRLVVTETNARPTIDAAEKYEPTFYDRLAELVRRRARSDGT